The Bifidobacterium bifidum ATCC 29521 = JCM 1255 = DSM 20456 region CCGACCAGCGCGTCGGGGGCGATGCGCGAGGGCGCGAGGTCCTGCGGCAGCGCGCCGCCGGTGGCCGCCTCGTGGTCGTAGCCGAGGTTGGCGGACAGCGTGTAGGTGGCCGACGCGGTGCCGAACGGGTAGGCGGCCTTGTCGTCGGACGAGGTGATCTTCGGCATGTCGGTCAGCTTGTCGCCGGTGATGGCGGTGTTGCCGATGCCTGCGGTGGCGGCGAGCATCGCGTAGACGTTGCCGACCAGGCGCTCGCGGTTGACGACCGGCAGCAGGCCGGTTTCGGTGCCGCGCAGCGTCAACGGGATGACGATGTCGCGCACGGCGTGCTTGGAGACGCCACCGCCCGGATCGTTGTCCCAGTACGTGTCGAGATGGATGTCGAGGTCGTATTCCTCGCCCTGCTCGGAAGCGCCGCGGTCGATGATCTCATAGTTGGCGTCGCCGACCTGCGTGCCGTATGCCGGGTTCGTGGTCAGGTGGCCGACCCAGGAGATGTTCGGGCAGGTGCGGATGAACGCTTCGGCGCTCTCGGCGCCGCCGAGCTCGCTGTAGGCGTCGGTGGAGGCACCGGACTGCAGTTCGCGGGTGCGCTCCAGGGCCGCGGCCTCGAAACGGCCGAGGATGTGGGCGACGGGCTCGTCGACGGTGGTGATGCCGGCCACGGAGATCGGGCCGGGAATCACGCGCACGGAATCGGCGGAATAGCGGGCGTCCTCGGACTGCCACAGCTGATCCTGGCCCCACCGGCGCAGCAGGTCATTGTCGATGACCGGCACGAACGGCATGGGCTTGGGATATTCGCTCACGAGTACCGGGAACCAAGCCACATCGGCCGGGGTCACGTGGATTTCGGCAACCTGCGGGTAGGCGGCTTCCAGCTTGGCGATGGCGGCCTTCGGATCGGAGGCGACATCGTCCACGCCGGCGAACAGCGAGGTGAACTCGCCGGATTCCTGACCGCACACACGGGCTTCGATGCGCTGCAGCAGGTGCAGGAAGCGCAGCGAATACGTCGGGTCGACCACGGGGAACACCAGGTCGACGAAACGCTCGGCCCACTCGACGTAGGTCATCGAGGCGAGGTCACCGAAGTACGGCTTGGCGGTGGCGTCGAGCGCCTTGATGATCTCGTCGCGGCGGCTTTCCAGCTCTTCGGGGTGCTTCATGACGCGCACCAGCAGACGACCGCAGGCGGCGGAGGCGTTCTCGACCTCGTAGATGTCGGCGTGAAGGTGGCTCAGGCCGGAGGAGACTCCGCCGACTGACTTGCCGGACGGCACCCACTTCTCGCCGGCGGGCGCGAACGGGTCGGCGTCGGCCGACGTGTCGGTGATGCCGGGTGTCTTGACGAGCAGCTGCTTGACCGCGGGGCTGGTGTGGGCCTCCTTGGCGGTCATGACGGCGGTGCCGATGAGCACGCCGTCGACCGGCATGTCGGGCAGGTCGTAGGCGCGCGCCCACTGGCCGGAGATGTAGTCGGCCGCGCGCTCCGGCGTACCGATGCCGCCGCCGGCGACCAGCACGAGGTTGCTGCATGCGCGCACCTCGGCGTAGGTGGAGGTCAGCAGGTCGTCCAGCGACTCCCAGGAGTGGTGGCCGCCGGCCGAACCGCCTTCGACCTGCATCAGGATCGTCGTGGGGGCCACGGCCTTGGCAATCGCCACGACCTGGCGGATCTGCGCGACGGTGCCGGGCTTGAAGCCGACGTAGGGCAGGCCGTCCGCCTGCAGGGAGGCGACGAGCGCCTTGGCCTCGTCGAGCTCGGGGATGCCGGCCGAGACGATCACGCCGTCGATCGGCGTGCCGGACGCGCGCTTCTTCGGCACGATGCCGGAGGGGCCGAACTGCAGGTTCCAAAGGTAGCGATCCATGAACATCGCGTTGAATTCGACCGTGCGGCCTTCTTCGAGCAGGTTCTCCAGCTCGGCGACATGACGGTCGAACACGTCGGCGGTCACCTGGCCGCCGCCGCCGATCTCGGCCCAATAGCCGGCGTTCGCGGCCGCGGCCACGATCTCGGGATCCACGGTGGTCGGGGTCATGCCGGGCAGCAGCACCGGCGGTTTGCCGGTCAGGTCGGTGAACTTGGTGCGGATCTTGTCGCCGGCGGGAGTGTGCAACACCTTCGGCGCGAACGTCTTCCAGTTCTGGGTGCGGACGGGCTCGTCCTCCATGGTGGACAGCGCGGAACGCTCGGCCATCGTGGTGGCTTCGACCACGCCGACGCCGGTGCCCTGGATCAGGTTGCCGATGAGCTTGCCGAGCGTGTTGCCCGGGCCGAAGTCGACGATCCACAGCTTGGACGGATCGCAGGATTCCAGCATCGCCTTGACGCGGGCCGCCCAATCGACGTGGTTGAGCAGCACTTCGGCGGCCAGCTCGCGCGTACGGGTCTCCTTGAAGCCGCAGGCGTGCGCCCAGGCCACGGCCTGCTCGACGGCATCGGCCATCAGCGGCGAGTGGAACGGCAGCGTGACCTCCAGGTATTCGAGGACGGGCCCGAACACCGCGCCGCCGCGGACCTTCTCGTCACGCAGTGTCTGCTGACGCTTGTGCTCCTTGCCGGCCTCGACCTCGAAGGCGGCAAGGTCCTCCGGGTAGCCGGAGAGCACGTGGTTGTTGCTGGAGTTGGTGACGGCGATGCTGATCGGGCCGCGCGGGTTCGGCACGCGGGATGCGAGCACCTCGACCTGGCGCTTGGTGGCGCCGCGCACAGACAGCATCGGAGTGGCGCCGGCGTGCTGCGCGGTGAGCGCGAGCTCGCGCGCCTTGCGGGTGCCGGCCACGCCGATCAGCTCGGCGATGGCCAGGATCTCGTCGATCTGCTGGCCCGCGGCCTCGATGGAGCCGGCCTTGCGGATGACGTTGACCATGTGCGCGCCAAGCACGCCCTGCGAATGGCCGAGCACGGCGACGGGGGCGGTGTTCGCCACGTCAAGGCCGAGACCGGCGGCGTCGATCAGCGCGCCGAGCTGAGTGAGTGCGATGCCTTCGACGCTGACGGTCGCCGCGGCGGCGGCACCGAGCCGTGCCGGGTTCGGCTTGAAGCCGAACAGGTCGACGGCGCGTCCGGTGGTGGCAAGCAGGTCGGCGGCCACGGGGGCGAGCATCGTGTTCGCCGCGGCGACATGGCCGCGCAGCGTGGCTTCGAGCGCCGGATCATTGGTCAGGTCAGCGAGCGCAACCGGCCAGGGTGTGGACTGTCCGCCGAAAGCGAGCGCATGAGGTTCGCCGTTGAGCCGACTGAGAAAGAAATTGGGGTCTGACATGGGTTGGTGTTCCTTCTTTTATTTGGACATTGTGCGGAGCCGCCATTGCCGGTATCGGCTCAAAATCTGTTGTGCCGCGGAGTGGCCGCCGCGGCGGGATGGACTACAGCGGCTGGTTGCCGTGATGCTTGGTGGTGCGGCGCACGCGCTTCTTGTCGGCGAGCAGTCGCAGCGATTCGGCGATGGCCTGACGGGTCTGCTCGGGATCGATCATCGCGTCGATCTCGCCCATTTCGAGCGACAGGTTCGCGTTGACGGTGGTGCGCTCGTATTCGGCGGCGAGCTTGGCCCGCAGCGCGTCGACGTCCTCGCCGGCCTCCTTGGCCTTGACGAAGTCCTTGCGGTGGATGATGTTCACCGCGCCGGTGGCGCCGAGCACCGCGATCTGCGAGCTGGGCCACGCGAAGTTCATGTCCGCGCCGATCGCCTTGGATCCCATCACGATGTACGCGCCGCCGAACGCCTTGCGCAGCACGACGGTGACCATCGGCACCTGCGCGTTCGCGTAAGCGTAGATCACCTTGGCGCCGCGGCGGATGATGCCGGCGTGCTCCTGATCGGCGCCCGGCTTGTATCCGGGGGTGTCCACGAGCGTGATGACCGGCAGGTTGAACGAGTCGCACAGACGCACGAACCGCGCCACCTTTTCGGAGGCGTCCACGTCGAGGATGCCGGCGCGAACGTTCGGCTGGTTGGCGACCACGCCGATCGGCCGGCCGTCGATGCAGGCGAATCCGACGACGGCGGACGTGGCGAACAGCTCGTGCACCTGCACGAATTCGCCGTAGTCGACGATGCAGCGGATCACGTCGAGCACGTCATACGGCTGGCGGTCGTTGTCCGGCACGATGTCGGTAAGGCGTTTCGCGGTCTCGCGGTCCGCGCGAGTCGCCGCATAGGCGTACATCGGGGGCTGGGCGTCGCTGTTCGACGGCAGGTAGGCAAGCACCGTGCGCGCGTAGTCGATCGCGTCGGCCTCGTCCTCGCCGAGGTAGTGCGCAACGCCGGATTTCGTGCTGTGCACGAGTCCGCCGCCGAGGTCGTTCATGCTGATCGTCTCACCGGTGGCCGCCTTGACGACGTCCGGGCCGGTGACGAACATGTCGGAGTTCTCCTTGGTCATGACGATCAGGTCGGTCAGCGCCGGGCAGTACACGGCGCCGCCGGCGCACGGACCCAGGATCAGCGAGATCTGCGGGACGAAGCCGCTGGCGTCGCAGGTCTTGCGGAAGATGTGGCCGTACTGCGTCAGCGCGGCGACGCCTTCCTGGATGCGGGCGCCGCCGGAGTCGACGATCGCGACGATCGGCACCTTCAGGTCCAGCGCCATGTCCATCAGGTGGCAGATCTTCTCGCCTTCGGCACGACCCAGCGTGCCTCCCCTGACGGAGAAGTCCTGCGCGTAGACGGCGATCTTGCGGCCGTACACGTCACCGAATCCGGTGATGACGGCCGAACCGGCCTTGCCGCCGTTGATGTCGCCGCCGCGGAACCGGCCGATCTCCTCGAACGAGCCGGTGTCGAGCAGCAGTCCGAGCCGCTCGCGGGCGGTCATCTTGCCCTTGGCGTGCTGGCGGGTGCGCGCGTTGGATTCAGCGTCACGCGCGAGTTCCGCCGCGCGTACCACCGCTGCGCGGATCGGCTGCTCGCCCTGCGCCTGTGCGGCGCCGTCCGCCGAGACGTGCCCAGGTTGTTTCATGACCTGTTTCACGGCCGGCGAGTTCATGATATCGGTCATCACTTGCCCTCCTTGCCGTTCTTCGCGGTGCTTGCGGACTTGCCGCCGTCATCCACCGCGCCGGACTTGTCGCGCGCCTTGGCGCCGTCGACGTCCATCGCGACCAGCGTCTCGCCGGCCTCGACGCCGGTGGCGGGCGCGACGAAGATCTTCGCGACCGTGCCGTTGACCGGCGCGTACACGTAGTTCTCCATCTTCATCGACTCCAGCACCACCAGCAGGTCGCCCTTGGTGACGGACTGGCCTTCCGCGACGTTGATGCGCGTGACCACCGCCTGCATGGGCGAGGCGATGACGCCGGACTTGCCGTCGTTGTGCTCCTTCTTCTCCGCGATGGCGTGCAGCCCCTGGCCTCGCAGCGGCTGCGACGGGCGCTTGGCTCCGCGCGAACGCCCCGCTCCCATGAGGTTGTTGACGATGTCGGTCGGCACGGTGAGCTTGACACGGCGGTCGTCGACCTCGATGACGAAGCTTTCGCTCGTCGGGGCCTTCGCGCCGGCGTCCTGGCCTTCGCCGCTGAGCGACGCCGGCTGTCCCGAGCGCACGGTCTGCGGCTCATGGTTGAGGTACTTGCGCTCCAGCCACTTCGTGCTCACGTCGAAGAGATGACCATGCTCGGCGGTGAACTCATCGTCGTTGAAGATCTGCTTGAACAGGCTGACCGGGGTCGGCACGCCCTCGATCACGAGTTCGTCGAGCGCGCGGCGCACGCGGGCGACAGCCGCCTCACGGCTCTGCGCGGTGATCACGACCTTGCCCATCATCGAATCGAACTTCGGCGAGACCG contains the following coding sequences:
- a CDS encoding acyl-CoA carboxylase subunit beta: MTDIMNSPAVKQVMKQPGHVSADGAAQAQGEQPIRAAVVRAAELARDAESNARTRQHAKGKMTARERLGLLLDTGSFEEIGRFRGGDINGGKAGSAVITGFGDVYGRKIAVYAQDFSVRGGTLGRAEGEKICHLMDMALDLKVPIVAIVDSGGARIQEGVAALTQYGHIFRKTCDASGFVPQISLILGPCAGGAVYCPALTDLIVMTKENSDMFVTGPDVVKAATGETISMNDLGGGLVHSTKSGVAHYLGEDEADAIDYARTVLAYLPSNSDAQPPMYAYAATRADRETAKRLTDIVPDNDRQPYDVLDVIRCIVDYGEFVQVHELFATSAVVGFACIDGRPIGVVANQPNVRAGILDVDASEKVARFVRLCDSFNLPVITLVDTPGYKPGADQEHAGIIRRGAKVIYAYANAQVPMVTVVLRKAFGGAYIVMGSKAIGADMNFAWPSSQIAVLGATGAVNIIHRKDFVKAKEAGEDVDALRAKLAAEYERTTVNANLSLEMGEIDAMIDPEQTRQAIAESLRLLADKKRVRRTTKHHGNQPL